A DNA window from Polyangium spumosum contains the following coding sequences:
- a CDS encoding HAD family hydrolase: MHKSFPIALVEGDARPGREGGHARPTFEHEATFHVEGLSCRSCARHAEQALRALPGVRAASVGFFGEIAQAIYDVRVTSEREIVAAMAQRGFTLTAAAGAPPSERTRLDAGRFGLVVALLANLLALASWRPTRAPEREIAWVELGFTLLLFAVAGTPLFHRARALARRGVVGREVVTLACASIVFVLGVAAMAFDPSRSASLTERLARLGLELDGVALRAFEASGAILGCAILVLFAHTALLTRAFRGLSRAAAARDARVRRIGPNGVDERVACALLAPGDRVRLGEGDVAPVEIALEGAARVMLPDGRAEDRASGQIVETGARLLSGEVTGRVVRAPCSEVAAAADAEVHRAALRIERDARQHRGKSFAHVASLALSVASVSFAGFAFVVHALLGRGPFHPDGYLTAIAVLIGASPAAFVIVLPAARTIAVLRARAAGVVVKDPAALEGLATATVACFDKTGTVTLGTPRVTRLAWREFPDISILEDVAALEMAATHRAGRAIAHHLVVAGVRPSTLDEPADVRPDGVVGRSRGALVEVSAARRGDPLPPDAREGASLVCVRRNGVVEAWFELWDGPRVGAERAFRALFQRGLGCRLVSGDGPDATLALAHRLGVPALGGLGPAEKASHVRALQQAGARVLHISDGHEDRARKTPADVSLAVAPGALPVAVPAPLVLCDDRLETVAWLVDLARALRATLRQTLLVSGVYNAAVIPLCAAGFFSPLEAAALALGEALILCGNAARLLVSPGLPGKAAGSPGLPAAGALSHVRTDHVPLPP, translated from the coding sequence ATGCACAAATCCTTTCCCATTGCGCTTGTCGAGGGTGACGCCCGTCCCGGGCGCGAGGGCGGCCACGCGCGGCCCACGTTCGAGCACGAGGCGACCTTCCACGTCGAAGGCCTCTCCTGCCGGAGCTGCGCCCGACACGCCGAGCAAGCCTTGCGCGCCCTGCCAGGCGTCCGCGCTGCGTCCGTGGGGTTCTTCGGCGAGATCGCCCAGGCCATCTACGACGTACGCGTCACGAGCGAACGCGAGATCGTGGCCGCCATGGCGCAACGCGGCTTCACGCTGACGGCCGCCGCGGGCGCACCACCCAGCGAACGAACGCGGCTCGACGCCGGTCGGTTCGGCCTGGTCGTCGCGCTGCTCGCGAACCTGCTCGCCCTCGCCTCGTGGAGGCCCACGCGCGCGCCCGAGCGCGAGATCGCCTGGGTCGAGCTCGGCTTCACGCTGCTGCTCTTCGCCGTGGCCGGCACCCCGCTCTTCCATCGCGCCCGCGCCCTCGCGCGGCGCGGCGTCGTCGGCCGCGAGGTCGTCACGCTCGCCTGCGCCTCGATCGTGTTCGTGCTCGGCGTCGCCGCGATGGCCTTCGATCCGAGCCGATCCGCCTCCCTCACGGAGAGGCTCGCCCGCCTCGGGCTCGAGCTCGACGGCGTCGCGCTGCGGGCCTTCGAGGCCTCGGGCGCGATCCTGGGCTGCGCGATCCTCGTGCTCTTCGCGCACACGGCCTTGCTCACGCGCGCCTTCCGCGGCCTCTCGCGCGCCGCCGCGGCCCGCGACGCCCGCGTGCGCCGCATCGGCCCGAACGGCGTGGACGAGCGCGTCGCCTGCGCCTTGCTCGCGCCCGGCGACCGCGTGCGCCTCGGCGAAGGCGACGTCGCGCCCGTGGAGATCGCGCTCGAAGGCGCCGCGCGGGTCATGCTGCCGGACGGACGCGCCGAGGACCGGGCGAGCGGGCAGATCGTCGAGACCGGCGCGCGGCTGCTCTCGGGCGAGGTGACAGGCCGCGTGGTGCGGGCCCCCTGCTCGGAGGTCGCCGCCGCGGCCGACGCCGAGGTCCACCGCGCCGCGCTGCGCATCGAGCGGGACGCGCGGCAACACCGCGGGAAGTCGTTCGCGCACGTGGCCTCGCTCGCCCTGTCGGTCGCGTCCGTCTCGTTCGCCGGCTTCGCGTTCGTCGTGCACGCGCTGCTCGGCCGAGGCCCGTTCCACCCGGATGGTTACCTCACGGCGATCGCGGTGCTCATCGGCGCGTCCCCCGCGGCGTTCGTGATCGTGCTGCCGGCGGCGCGGACGATCGCGGTGCTGCGGGCGCGCGCGGCGGGCGTGGTCGTCAAGGATCCGGCTGCGCTCGAGGGCCTCGCGACGGCCACGGTCGCCTGCTTCGACAAGACGGGCACCGTGACCCTGGGGACGCCGCGGGTCACGCGCCTCGCCTGGCGCGAGTTCCCGGACATCTCGATCCTCGAGGACGTGGCCGCGCTGGAGATGGCCGCGACGCACCGCGCGGGCCGCGCCATCGCGCATCACCTCGTGGTGGCCGGCGTGCGCCCCTCCACGCTCGACGAGCCCGCCGACGTGCGGCCCGACGGCGTGGTGGGCCGGTCGCGCGGCGCGCTCGTCGAGGTCTCGGCGGCGCGGCGCGGGGATCCTCTGCCGCCGGACGCGCGGGAGGGCGCGAGCCTGGTCTGCGTGCGCCGCAATGGGGTCGTCGAAGCCTGGTTCGAGCTCTGGGACGGGCCGCGGGTCGGGGCCGAGCGGGCCTTCCGCGCCCTCTTCCAGCGCGGGCTCGGCTGCCGTCTCGTGAGCGGCGACGGCCCCGACGCGACGCTCGCGCTCGCGCATCGGCTGGGCGTCCCGGCGCTCGGCGGGCTCGGCCCGGCGGAGAAGGCCTCGCACGTGCGTGCGCTGCAGCAGGCCGGCGCGCGTGTCCTCCACATCAGCGACGGGCACGAGGACCGGGCGCGCAAGACGCCGGCGGACGTCTCGCTCGCCGTCGCCCCGGGCGCCTTGCCCGTGGCCGTACCTGCGCCCCTCGTGCTCTGCGACGACCGGCTGGAGACCGTCGCGTGGCTCGTCGATCTCGCGCGGGCCCTGCGGGCGACGCTCCGGCAAACGCTCCTCGTCTCGGGCGTGTACAACGCGGCCGTCATCCCGCTCTGCGCGGCGGGGTTCTTCAGCCCGCTCGAGGCCGCGGCGCTGGCCCTCGGCGAGGCCTTGATCCTCTGCGGAAATGCGGCTCGCCTCCTGGTTTCGCCCGGGCTACCCGGCAAGGCCGCGGGCTCGCCGGGTTTGCCCGCCGCGGGCGCTCTCTCGCACGTCCGGACAGACCACGTCCCCCTTCCGCCCTGA